The segment CAGAGATCTAGTAAATGACGAGAAATGTGCATCAAGGCAATGTTTCTGGAGAAAGGGGTCGAGCTCAGGTTGGCCCCATAGCCCTTTCTTAAGAACGTGGTCAACCTGTCCTGGGTTTGTCATCTTCACAGAAATTGCAAAGACATAAGAGAAGAACCTGGTCGGAGGGTGTTACTGCTCAAAAAAGAAATCAAAAGGGAGGGACAATGAGGCCTGAGACCTCCTGTTCTGGGATGGGGGAATATGGTGGTGTGACCCAGTGCCACAAAGTGACCTTAGTTTGGTTTTTGCCCCCTGTCCTCCTTGTATACTTCTTTACACAATGTACATAATTATGAAGATATAATTAATCACAAATCTAACCTCTACCCTATCATGTCTTCTAAGGTCATCTTACAACGACAATTGGACAAGTATCATATATTACGACAAGTTTTTCAATGatttatataatgtacagaagATGTCAATTACTTTATACAGCATCATTTTTGCTCTTGGGACTATTGGGAATGGATTAGTTATCTGGATTGCCGGATTCAGAATGAAGGGGAATATCAGTGCCGTGTGGTTCCTGAACCTGGCCATTGCGGACTTCCTGTGCTGCGCTTCTCTTCCTCTACGAGTTGCAGAGTGGGTTTTACTTACCTCCAACTCATCAGTACCTTTTTGTATATTTAATATTATTCTGTTCAATATGAACATGAGCGCCAGTGTTCTTCTCTTGACGGCCATGAGTATTGACCGCTGTGTATCGGTCATGTGGCCATTTTGGGCTAAAGTTCACAGGACACAGAAACTATTGAGAATCACCGCGGCAGTCATTTGGGTGCTGAGTCTTCTCTTGACTGGTTTAGTGTTTTACTTATATGTATTCCATGTTTATGATTTTTTTGAATGGTGTATAGACAATAGACATGCCGATGCCTTAAGCATAAAACAGACCATTCAACTGATAAGGTTTGTTATAATGTTTGTGATCCCTTTTCTCATCATCTTGATCAGTTATGTTGCCATTTTCCTCAAACTTGGAAAAATGAAAAGGCCCCAGAGATCTCAGAGATCCTACAGGATCATCACCGCTGTTATATTGTGCTTCTTTATCTGCTGGTTTCCATATTACATCTGGCCACTCACTCCCATGTATTATGAAGAAAGCCTTAACTTCTTTATagtaaacattattattattaacctgGCTTGCCTTAACAGTTGCATCAATCCAATCATTTATGTTTTAATGGCACAAGATTTTAAACATGGTTTATTCTTAAGATCCATTCTCTCCAGGCTTGAAAGAGCCTTAAGTGAACCGCCTGATGACATAAGTAGAGAACGAGGGGATTTTGAAGATACTCGCCCTACAGATGTTTGAAATATATTCTTCTTACCTATATGGAAACCTTTCTAAAATAGATTTCCAGAATTTTAAATAGATACTAAATGTCAACTTTTGAATTTACTTACTgtcaaaatgttgtttttttatttatggaaATTTTGTGTAAAATTACTTTTACAAGGTGTCtccctttctgtaatctgctgtcaaCCCCATGTTGTCAAGCAAGTCCTgttgcaggagcagagagagagagagagagagacacaggctgctggtaagatttctatttcacctcagtgctggattcttttctacactactcattactgctgtataatcttctcCATGCTGCTACAGCTTCTATATTTGTGATATAAAGAGTTAGGAGAGCAGTATTCTCCTCTTCTACATGTGTAacttatagaagacatgatagccgttaaGCTCCGCCTACTGGATCAGAGACAATTGAGAATtgaagatagagcctgcagaggggaaaactgctaaataattctGAATACAAgcgatataatggccagaaatagtgttattccaggtgtacaaacatatgacaacttattatgaaaaatgtggtaatttatttctttatatgattatttatataaaaacttctaaaatattccagttttcacactagCTAATAGAGCACATGTTAGGCTCACATATTATTCAAAATCTTGATCTATTAGCTACTGGAGAGCAATAACAAAGAccgtctctatctatctctctctcactctctctctctctctttggagGACCCAGGGAACTCCGTAATATGTAATGCTATACttgtcctgtggtggcgctataAGTAAACCAAATACCATAGTATAAATAAAGCAAACATGTATGTAATGAGACAGCAAACATGCATAATGAAAAATTCTGTTAAATGATTTCAATGTCTCTCTATTTTCAATATCTcctcttgcagtcagtgaatggataCATAGAGAGGATGACATATTTCCCTGAGTGGAGGGTTTGTTAAAATGTGTCAGTGTAGTCAACACTTATATAAACAGATCAGCAGCATAAATATGTCTACTTTCCTgagtgtttgctacaatgtacCGGCGTAGGTATGGGCCAGGGTTGCCaatgtccgtaaatttacggacaccGCAAAAAATgagtgttttttttatgccatcCATAACGTCCAGCAGAAAAAAGCACCATCCAAGATTTTTCTTTATTCccccggaactttgcactgcacatgcgccaaaatgtacatgcacagTGCAAAGGCTGCAGCCTGGTATATATTCAGACTCCACTTGACAGCGGAATCTTAAAATatgctgccaagtgaggtcggcgcctggagtggaccagtccagtcacctgacctcacgtcagcgacatgaggtcaggtgtctCAGGTCAGACCCCAGCCAGAAGAGGACCTCCGTCGCATGACCACCTCGGCTTCTCGGTGAGTCATgttaggcagagcggagagtggtaggctaccactaccgctctccactctgtttaatgtgtggagttatctacaagggggagctgtacagagctatttacaaggaggggctgtatggagctatctacaagggggccgtgtggagctatctacaaggggggcagtgtggagctatttacaaggggggcagtttggagctatttacatgggggacagtgtggagctatttacaaggggggcagtgtggagctatttacagagggcagtgtggagctatttaccacGGGGGCTGTttggtactatttacaggggggcagtgtggagctatttaccacGGGGGCTGTttggtactatttacaagggcggcagtgtggcactatttacaagggtggaccgtgaggagctatttacaaggaggggctgtatggagctatctacaagggggtgcagtgtgggactatttacaaggggggctgtgtggcgctatgtacaaggggggggttgtgtggagctatttacaagggggggcagtgtgggactatttacaagggggggctgtgtggcgctatctacaaggggggttgtgtggcgctatctaaaagctggtgctgtgtgtggcgctatctacagggggcacaaagggggcacggttactctcTTTATCAATAAcattaagcagagatcttgaaaatggggaAAAATTCAGACACAAAGTATATGAGAACATTggagatttttttaaaacatgaatgtatatagaggcagtgcaTATACAAGGCTCCTCAACTTTACAGGAATTGTAGAGGTAGAAGAGGAACCCGGCCGTAGGTTGTAACCACCATAGCAAACATCAAAAGGGAGGGACAACGATGCCTGGGACCTCCTGATATGCGATGAGGGAGTTTCGTGGTGTGACCTGGCGCCGCAATGTGACCTCAATATTGTTTTTGTCCCCTGTTTTCCGCGTTTTCTTCTTTACACAAAGTAGATATGTATGAAGCTATAATTTATCATGTACCTCTCCTCTACCCTATCATGTATTTTAAGGTCATATTGTAAGACTGCGAGACAAGTAACTCAGCTTACTACAACTTTTTTGTAAATACAATTTACAGATGCTGGTAATTACTTAATTACAGCATCATGTTTGCTCTTCGGGACTATTGGGAATGGATTAGTCATCTGGATTGCCGAAttcaggatgaagaggaatatcagTGCCATGTGGTTCAAGCTAACCATAAGAAAAACAtatttacatctatctatctgtctatctatcatctccccatctatctatctatctatctatctatctatctatctatctatctatctatctatctatctatctatctatctatctatctatatatctatctatctatctatctcatatctatctatctatctatctatctatctatctatctatctatctatctatctatctatctatctatctatctatctatctatctatctatctatctatctatctatctatctatcatctatctatctatctatctcatatctatctcatatctatctacctatctatctatctatctatctatctatctatctatctatctatctatctatctattatctatctatctatctatctatctatctatctatctatctatctatctatctatctatctatctatctatctatctatctatctatctcatatctatctatctatctatctatctatctatctatctatctatctatctatctatctatctatctatctatctatctatctatctatctatctatctatctatctatctatctatctatctatcctgtcggaaggagacaggattgaggacttcaatgaccttgtacggccctataaaccggggagcaaacttcttggacgggactttcaggtgcaaattttttgacgatagccacaccagatccccgaccacaaacaaggggttagcagaacgtcttctatctgcctgagttttttgtacgctctggaacgcctctaggtttttctgaacctgggcccagactgtgcacagttcccgatgaacgacctgtacctcaggattgttggaactaccaggtgaaacggaggagaaccgtggattaaacccaaaattacagaaaaagagggagacccctgacgagttactgacccggttattaagggaaaattcggcgaggggaatgaatgagacccaatcatattgacagtcagagataaaacaccttaaatattgttctagagattgattagtcctctcagtttggccattagtttcaggatggaaggcagaggagaaggacagatcaatctccaactttttacagaaggctctccaaaacaatgaaaaaattgtacccctctgtcataaacaatattgacagggaccccatggagacgcaggatgtgtttgacaaacaaggtagctaacgtcttagcattgggtagtttcttgaggggcacaaagtggcacatcttactaaagtggtctactacaacccacaccaccgacttgccttgagatggaggcaaatcggtgataaaatccatggagatatgggtccaaagtcTCTGGCGAATGGGCAAagcacgtagtaagcccgctgttcgggacctgggagtcttggacctagcacaaacttcacaagcggtgacgtaggccttaacgtctctaggcaacccaggccaccaatagtttctggcaatgaggtgcttggtacccaggatgcctggatgaccagatagtgcggagtcatgattttccctaagtacccttagccggaattgcaggggaacaaacagcttgttctcaggaaggttccaggaagctgaaccttgatcagccgcaatttcagagactaaatcagaatcaatagaggaaattattatacttggaggcaaaatacaagcaggatcttcctccgaaggagggctggccatgaagctacgcgacagtgcatcagccttaatatttttagacccagccctataggtaaccaaaaagatgaatctggtaaaaaataacgcccatcgagcttgtctcgggtttagcctccgggcagattctaggaaaaccagattcttgtggtcggtaaggaccgttacctggtgcctagccccctccaggaagtggcgccactcttcaaatgcccatttaatggccaagagttcgcggttgccaatattatagttactctcagtgggcgaaaacttcctggagaagtaggcacagggacggagatgggtgagggaactggtaccctgggacaagacagcccccactcccacctcggatgcgtcaacctccacgataaatggctctatttggttgggctgaaccagcaccggggccgagataaatcacttcttaaggacctcaaacgcctggacagcctcagcagcctcaggaggccagtggatatcagcacctttgcgagcgagatccgtaagaggcttagcgatgaccgagaaattagcaataaatctcctgtaataatttgcgaacccCAGGaatcactgtaacgccttcagggaggcaggttggacccattccgccacagcctggaccttggcggggtccatgcggaattcatgaggagtgaggatttggcccaaaaattgtatctcctgcaccccaaacacacatttttcggtcttcgcaaacaatttgttttcccgaaggacctggagcaccttcctgacatgctcaatgtgggaggaccagtccttggaaaacacgagtatgtcatcaaggtacactacaagaaatacccccaggtagtctcttaaaatctaatttatgaaattatggaagaccgcgggagcattacacaacccaaagggcatgacgaggtatttgaaatgaccttcgggcgtgttaaacgcagtcttccactcatccccctctttaatgcggataaggttataagccccccgtagatcaaacttagagaaccattgggccccctgaacctgattaaagagatcaggaatcaatggaaggggatactggttcctcacagtgaccttattcaggtttcggtagtcaatgcatggcctaagaccaccatccttcttccctacgaagaagaagccagcacctaccggagaagtagaggggcgaatgtaacccttggccaggcattcctggatatactctctcatggcttcacgttcgggacaagagagattaaatatcctacccttagggagcttagctcctggtaccaaatcgattgcgcaatcgtattctctatgaggaggaaacacttcggaggcctccttagagaaaacatcagcgaagtcctgaacaaactcaggtagcgtgttcacctcctcagggggataaatagaattaacagaaaaacatgacgtcaagcattcattaccccatttggtaagatccccagtattccagtcaaacgtgggattatgcaactgcaaccagggaaggcctaaaaccgaaTCGGAAGATAAtctctgcattaacagtacagagcactgctccaaatgcatgaagccaacaaggagttcaaaaacaggggtatgctgtgtaaaataaccattagcaagaggagtggagtcgataccaactaccgggacaggtttaggcaaatcaatcaaaggcatagctagagacatagcaaattccacagacatgatattagcagaagaccctgaattcacgaaggcactgccggtagcagacctaccaccaaaagagacctgaaagggaagcaagattttattacgtttcatatttactggaaatacctgtgcgcccaagtgacctccccgatgatcactttggtgcgaaagttttccggctgcttattcttacgcctaggacagttgttcacttgatgcttgtcatccccacagtagaagcagagaccattcttcctgcggaactctctatgttgttggggggacacggaggccccgagttgcataggtacctccgagtcttccgtggaagaacgaagcaacggaacctcgggaggcatcatgggggagtcggaggagaaaacaccaagacgttcaagtcgtcgttccctgagacgtcggtcaagtcgtaccgctaaagccataacctggtctagggagtcagcagaggggtagctaactagcaggtctttcagagcattcgacaggcccaacctaaactggcaccttaaggcagggtcattccaccgagaagctatgaaccacttcctaaagtcagaacaatactcctcaacaggtctcttaccctgacgtaaggtcaccagctgactctcggcaaaggcagtcttgtcagtctcgtcataaatgagtccgagagcagaaaagaaaagatcaacggaggaaagttcaggggcgtcagcagccaaggagaaggcccattcttggggcccctccaggagccgggacataattatacccacccgctggctctcagaacctgaggagtggggatttaagcgaaaatagagcctacaactctcccgaaaggagagaaaagtcttccggtcccctgagaaccggtcaggcaacttgaggtggggttcaagaggtgaggtgaggggcactaccatggtagcataccatggtagcatcaggctggttgaccctctgagccagggcctggacctgtagggagagaccctgcatttgctgagccagggtctcaagggggtccatagtagtgtcagggaccagggtagactaggtatatgggcttgtgattatgtaatgataggggtagggaaacagacaagtgagccctaatctacccgctactcagtccctgcctacttgcaacgacccgccctaggcgacgggttacaactgggcgactgtccctacgctcaataagtgcacgacagacaaacaaacaaggctacacagaagctaagggaaaaggggctgttgcccacggcaacaccgtgagcaacaaaagtagtgaacgagccgagtcaaaccaggagtgtatgagataccaaacgcagagcaggagaatagtgaacaagccgagtcaaaccaggagtgtacgaggtaccaaacgcagagcaggagagtagtcagtaagccggggtcaatatgaagcagggacaaatagttcaagaagctgcagcagggccaggaaaccaaacgataaGAATCACaaacaaggaggaacaggaaaagcaggtataaatagacagagggcgggagctagctccgtctggccaggctgcgataggctctcccactcctaagcctgccatcctgagtggtggaagaaggagtcagtctcacagatatagaagcaggtgcagactgattacctatgggcgtagatacagaagctgtgcctggcagatcctttacatctagaAGAAGAAGCACAgactaatgtagaaggcagaggataggtctagaaggaggagcacggagtaatgtagaaggcagagaacaggtctagaaggaggagcacagagtaatgtagaaggtagaggactggtctagaaggaggagcacagagtaatgtagaagataGACGAGATCTAGAAAGAGCGGCACAGAAGCTTTGGATGCTAAAAGATtattagttacattggtaatagctGTTTCAGTAGGGTGGAGGGGTTCAGAATCCAAATTGTAGATGGTTGAAAAGAGATTTGGATTAAAGGGGGGAGAATTGTTCAAAGCAGAAATGTTGTTCAAGGAGTTTTGAAACAAATAGGAGTAGTAGGATTTGACAAAAGAGTACGGGTCAGGGGATGGCTTCTTAAGAATGGCTATAATGATTGCatgtttaaatgggttttcccctcttgtacttttatggcatatgcacaggataagccataaaaatccgatagatgcaagtcccaggacatgcacctatctctagaacagggcccccttaaCCCCaatctagcttactcggctccgctgcctcccgagcacttcctggttaggtggtcggatgTTACGGAAACAACCGAGTGCTTGCTGATGTATGCTGTTTCCGTAGCGTCCATAGAAGtggatgggagttacagaaacggcGTAGTACGGCAAACTACGCTGTTCCGGAACTCAGTAGTTGCGGAAACAGCATCGCTCGCTGTGCTATACTGTTTCcgttactcccattcacttctatgggagttacggaaacacatAGCTCAGTGAGCTCAGTTTTCTCCTTAACTCCCAAGcacctaaccaggatgtggctgggagtcagcgggagccgaGTTAgctggaacagggtttagggggcccagttaTAGAGATAGATCTATCTCTCTTTCTGTCTATCTAGACTTAGTATGTTTGTCTATGTTGTCTACGTGATTCTTTAGACAAAATGATAGCTATTCAGAAGGATGTAAATATTTCATTTAGAAACATCACTATGTGTCT is part of the Rhinoderma darwinii isolate aRhiDar2 chromosome 10, aRhiDar2.hap1, whole genome shotgun sequence genome and harbors:
- the LOC142662658 gene encoding C3a anaphylatoxin chemotactic receptor-like is translated as MDTSDLNWTFSDITPDYNNQSSYNDNWTSIIYYDKFFNDLYNVQKMSITLYSIIFALGTIGNGLVIWIAGFRMKGNISAVWFLNLAIADFLCCASLPLRVAEWVLLTSNSSVPFCIFNIILFNMNMSASVLLLTAMSIDRCVSVMWPFWAKVHRTQKLLRITAAVIWVLSLLLTGLVFYLYVFHVYDFFEWCIDNRHADALSIKQTIQLIRFVIMFVIPFLIILISYVAIFLKLGKMKRPQRSQRSYRIITAVILCFFICWFPYYIWPLTPMYYEESLNFFIVNIIIINLACLNSCINPIIYVLMAQDFKHGLFLRSILSRLERALSEPPDDISRERGDFEDTRPTDV